One window of the Eucalyptus grandis isolate ANBG69807.140 chromosome 8, ASM1654582v1, whole genome shotgun sequence genome contains the following:
- the LOC104416016 gene encoding F-box protein At5g39450, translated as MVSDDYDLSLFQALPDDVLAIVSQSLSPRDLCNLGLCCRSLSALVQCEKVWLTQCDALGVISRRDLIEWRKGVSSYKALCRFLFGVQPLIGIWVHQNPELGNVVYVMPGFVSVVGCRIIPQELGPLGIEDGPILWAPVFEIIGDFDGSALFFLHGREKGTDYVYPGSLKHIDRNCNVLLLEVEPSLQKNGGKLEHSKSFVWYSDSSKICRSDSGLSRSQRALGQNETKVPFSRLAFCDRRKLLEVVTNQVRQKVPDSAGGPLFARLRDDDENFRKDMLLLNERRSLIIHMQSSTFGGGHGDLCQEKPSDLTQLGLSGLSEIRKNLDRSGSAVNSFSSNNALGQCARKKTLVGYFRSGLKQILGKSISFNGGHAVLRNSSSSSESKHAQLHEFLKSGDMIGLTLNASTVKLSSYRAWPNMHDSRFALYKLPLRLPKPDQEYAGLWGGTFGWPPGKPTEDKPGKALFLLMLSYEESQGQPLLIATKILEGTHYVLHPNGSAMFIAYIDQPSPDPFPWSSDANSLPVITDHAFVGEGIANGYGFRYPGAKPGSLYVLHNGLIAFIWKESNAVLTLQRLNLPDLLKKGERVPALAAITNFTYLTKSYSNVFAGFSNTSNCLSSPRQRQA; from the exons ATGGTGTCTGATGATTATGATCTGAGCTTGTTCCAAGCTCTTCCTGATGATGTCCTGGCCATCGTCTCCCAGTCGCTGTCGCCGCGAGATTTGTGTAATCTCGGCCTATGTTGCCGGAGCTTGAGTGCTCTGGTGCAGTGCGAGAAGGTCTGGCTCACCCAGTGCGACGCGCTGGGGGTCATCTCCCGCAGGGATTTGATCGAATGGAGGAAGGGGGTGTCGTCGTATAAGGCGCTCTGCCGCTTTCTCTTTGGCGTCCAGCCGCTGATTGGGATTTGGGTTCACCAGAATCCCGAGCTTGGTAATGTGGTTTATGTCATGCCGGGGTTTGTTTCGGTTGTCGGGTGCAGGATAATTCCGCAAGAGTTGGGGCCGTTGGGGATTGAAGATGGCCCTATATTGTGGGCGCCGGTTTTTGAAATCATCGGGGATTTTGATGGTTCTGCTTTGTTTTTCCTGCACGGAAGGGAGAAGGGAACTGACTATGTTTATCCCGGATCTCTCAAACATATAGATAGGAATTGCAATGTGTTGCTGCTTGAGGTGGAGCCGAGTTTGCAAAAGAATGGGGGTAAATTGGAGCACAGTAAGAGCTTTGTTTGGTACTCGGATTCAAGCAAGATCTGCAGGTCGGACAGTGGATTGTCGAGGTCACAGAGGGCGTTAGGACAGAATGAGACGAAGGTGCCCTTCAGCAGGCTGGCCTTCTGTGACAGGAGAAAGTTGCTCGAGGTTGTGACCAACCAGGTGCGTCAAAAGGTGCCCGACTCAGCCGGTGGGCCTCTCTTTGCCCGTCTGAGGGATGATGATGAGAACTTTCGGAAAGACATGCTGCTCCTGAACGAGAGAAGATCCTTAATAATTCATATGCAATCTAGTACGTTTGGCGGAGGGCACGGTGATTTGTGTCAAGAAAAACCTTCTGATCTGACTCAGTTGGGGTTGAGTGGGTTGAGTGAAATCAGGAAGAATCTTGACCGATCAGGCAGCGCTGTCAATTCATTCAGTAGCAATAATGCTCTTGGACAATGCGCCAGAAAAAAAACACTCGTTGGGTATTTTAGGTCTGGCTTAAAGCAGATCCTCGGGAAATCTATCTCGTTTAATGGCGGCCATGCAGTTCTGAGAAATAGTTCTTCAAGTAGTGAGAGTAAGCACGCGCAGCTTCATGAGTTTCTGAAATCCGGTGATATGATTGGATTAACGCTGAATGCATCCACTGTCAAGTTATCATCATATCGAGCATGGCCAAATATGCATGATAGTCGTTTTGCCCTTTACAAATTACCGCTGAGGCTACCGAAACCTGACCAAGAATATGCTGGTTTGTGGGGTGGGACATTTGGGTGGCCTCCTGGGAAGCCTACAGAAGATAAACCTGGGAAGGCTTTATTCCTTCTCATGCTCTCTTACGAGGAGTCCCAGGGTCAGCCCTTGCTCATCGCAACCAAAATATTAGAAGGCACCCACTATGTTCTTCATCCAAACGGTTCGGCAATGTTTATTGCCTATATAGATCAGCCATCACCGGATCCATTTCCTTGGAGTAGTGATGCTAATTCCCTCCCTGTGATTACAGATCATGCTTTCGTTGGGGAGGGCATTGCAAATGGTTATGGTTTTAGGTATCCTGGTGCAAAGCCAGGTTCACTCTATGTATTGCATAATGGTCTAATTGCCTTCATTTGGAAGGAGTCAAATGCCGTCTTGACCTTACAGAGACTTAACTTACCAGACCTTTTAAAGAAAGGTGAACGCGTGCCTGCGCTAGCTGCAATCaccaacttcacatatttgaccaagtcatactcaaatgTGTTTGCTGGCTTCTCAAACACTTCAAATTGCTTGTCATCACCAAG GCAAAGGCAGGCTTAG